TACCATTATATGTATCCTTTTTTCAGGCATTTCTGTTAACGCAGCCGATGCACCCTTTATGGTTAAAGAGGGTTTGTTCAACCAGTCCAGACCCGACGATCTTGGTTTGACAACCGCTCCCGGTACCGAAACTGTGACTGTCTTCAGGCCATCGGATGAGACCGATCATTTCAGCAACGGCGTAGTTATGATCGGATTCAAGGATCATGTTTATTGTCAATGGCAGAGTTCACAGACCGATGAAGACGCACCTGAGACCTGGGTAGCCTACAGCCGCAGCAGTGACGGCAAAGTGTGGTCGGCACCCATGACACTTGTTCCTGAGAGTGACAGCGGCTATCACAGCTCGGGCGGCTGGTGGGTCAATGGTGACACTCTGGTTGCTTATATCAATATGTGGCCGGATGACTATACGGTTCGGGGTGGCTATACACAGTATAAAACCAGTACCGATGGCATAAACTGGTCAGAAATAAAACACCTGCCCATGGCAGATGGTACCCGGCTTAACGGAATATTTGAACAGAACCCCCACAGGCTGCCGTCAGGACGCATTATCGGGGCGGCTCACTTTCAACCTGGCTTATTTGTTCGCCCTGTCTATACAGATGATCCATCTGGAATAAGAGGCTGGAAAAAAGGGAATATCACCACACTACCCTCAAGCGGTAATAACAGCCGTGAGATGGAACCAAGTTCTTTTTATCGGGCTGACAATGCGGTAGTGATGGTTTTCCGGGATCAGAGCAGCACGTTTTTCCGTCTGGCATCTGTGAGTAATGACTTCGGGGCAAACTGGACTGTTCCTGTTTTAACAAACATGCCTGATTCCCGGTCCAAGCAGAGTGCGGGAAATCTTCCTGACGGGACAGCTTTTCAAGTGGGCAATCCAGTTAACAACAAAACCAGAGTTCCTCTTGTTATCTCATTAAGTAAAGATGGTCTGATGTTCGACAAGGCATTTGTTCTTCGCGAAGGCGGAAGCGGCCTTCAGAGCTTGCGCTATGCAGGCAAGGCAAAAAGTGCCGGCTACAGTTATCCCAAATCCACGATATGGAATGACTATCTATATGTTTCTTATGCGACAAACAAGGAAGATGTAGAGTTTACGAGGGTACCTCTCACCAGCCTGTATCAGAATGCAACGATTATAGACAGATCTCATTTATCAAAATCAGATCCGGTAAATTTTTCATTTTCACCTCTTGGCGGCAATTTAATAAAGGTGTCTCTCGGAGAATATGGAGGCCCAGGTAAAATAATGGTGTACGATGTAAGCGGGAAGCTGATTAACAGGAGTGAATTGGTTAAGGGAAAATCTGTTGTTGAGATGAAGAACAGACATGGAGTTTTCATTTTCATGGTCACTGCTGATCATGGGAAGATTTACAAAGCTCAATTCGGCTTCGCTCAGTAAGCCACTTCTGTGCACTTCGGCTGAGCTCAGTGTACACATACCCCAGTTGAATTTAGAAATCATATTCATGCTGGAAGAGTTGCGGAATTAGGAATGTCAGGGGAAAATTGAAATGGGGCTTGTTTCCACAAAGTGCTCTGGGAGAATACGCAGAGTGATAATCAACAAACGGTATCATTTTTACTGAGGTTGTTTTGCGGAGAACAATGGTTTGTTTTATTTCCGGGTCATTGATTCATCTCTGGGGTGAAATAGTGACTTAACCTGTTAAATGATGCCTCAGCAAGTTCAATAATTCACCCCTGAGGTGAATTAAGGACGTTCCAGCTCCCATCACAAGGCAAATCTCTCTCTCATGACCGGCCATAATTTCAGAGGAACTATAACTACATATTATATATTTAATCTTTTCCCCATTTTCTTTTCCGGAGGATCTTGCATTGAAACAGGACACTATTTTAGTCATCGATTTGGGTGGTACCGATAACTCTGTGATCGCGCGGATGGTACGTGCGATGGGAGTTTACAGCGAGATAGTACCTCATGATATAACTCTTGAGCAGATCAAAGCTTATTCCGGCCTTAAGGGAATAATCTATGCAGGCGGGAAAAACCGCATGGTCGACGGTGTCAAGGTTTGTCCCGGAAAGGATGTTTTACAGAGCGATTATCCGTGCATGGCGACAGGATGTGATGACATGCCGGAGATTAACAGAGACACGATGGATGAAGAGACTGTCCGTCATTTTGTTTTCGATAAATGTAAGTGTAAAGCTGAATGGAACATGGATGTTTTTACACAGAATAAAATCTCTGAGCTCAGGGATCAGATCGGAAATGAAAAGGTACTCCTTGCCCTGTCCGGCGGGGTTGACAGTTCCGTAGTTGCCGCTCTTCTGATCAAAGCAATCGGAAGCAATCTCATCTGCATCCATGTTAATCATGGCCTGCTGCGCAAAGGTGAATCCGAGGAGGTAGTGCGGGTTTTCAGAGAGAAACTGGGAGCGAATCTCGTATATGTGGATGCTGTGGACCGGTTTCTGAGTAAGCTTGAGGGGGTCAGTGACCCTGAAAAAAAACGCAAAATAATTGGCAACGAATTTATCCGTGTTTTCGAAGAAGAGGCTGCAAAGCTTGAGGGCATCCGCTTTTTGGCACAGGGAACCATCTACCCTGATATCGTTGAGAGCGGTACCAAAACCGCCAGGGCTATCAAGGCTCATCACAATGTAGGTGGTTTACCTGATGATATGAAATTCGAACTGGTTGAGCCTGTCAAATACCTTTACAAAGATGAGGTCCGGAAATGCGGAACAGTTCTTGGATTGCCGGATTCGATGGTGTATCGTCAACCCTTCCCCGGTCCGGGTCTCGGTGTGAGATGTCTTGGCGCGATCACCCGTGAACGTCTGGAGGCAGTACGTGAATCAGATGCTATCCTGAGAGAGGAGTTCCGGAAAGCGGGACTGGAGGGTCAGGTGTGGCAGTACTTTACGGCTGTTCCTGATTTCAAGTCGGTTGGTGTACGGGATCATGCAAGATCCTTTGAATACCCGGTAATAATCCGTGCTGTCAATACAATCGATGCAATGACCGCGGAGATCGAGACACCGGATTGGAACCTGCTTAAAAAAATCACATCGAGGATAATTAATGAGGTTCCTGGTGTTAACCGCGTAGTTTACGATTTAACCCCAAAACCCACAGGAACAATTGAGTGGGAGTAAGGCCATATAGTACGAGTGTACGAATGTACGACAGTACGACAGAACGAGGGCACGACATCACGAAAATACGACAAAATGGCTGCACTCCAATGCATGTAACCCCGATAAAATCCGGGTAAATAGAAAACAATGAGATTTCATTTCCTTGCAAGCCCGGTTTACCGGGCTTAGTATGGCCAGAGACGGCATTAATGCCGCCGGCATGTTGAACCATGTTTCAATATTTTATATTCTCCACTAGTTTAAATTCCCGATTTATTATCCTATAATTTTTTACAGCACCTGAAAAGAATTCTACAAAAAAGGGGGGACAGATAATGCAGACAATTTCTTTTACCATGAAGTCTTCACTGGTTCTGATACTGCTGACAGTGTTTTCCCTGACCGCCCAGCAGGCAACAATAGACCTGAACAGTGTCAAGCAGGAGATTGACGGTTTCGGAGCGGCTAGCACTATCTGGTATCCTCCGCTCACTGATGCCCAGATTAATGTGGCATTTGGGACAGACAATAACCAGATGGGACTCTCAATCCTGAGAATACACATTGATCCGAACAAATCATGGGACAGTGAAAAATCGAATGCACAGAAAGCCAAAGCAAAGGGCGCGAAGATTCTTGCTACCCCCTGGACTCCCCCGGCCTCGATGAAAACAAACAATAATACGGTTGGCGGAGAATTGAAGCCGGAATCCTATACTGAATATGCCAATTACCTGAATGAGTTTATCGATTACGTAGGAGTCGTCGATGTAATTTCCATACAAAACGAGCCTAACATTAAGGTCGATTATGAATCCTGTGACTGGACACCCACTCAGCTTCTTAACTTCTGCAAAAACAATGCCTCTGTACTGAAGAAACCGGTTTTGATGCCGGAGACGTATAATTTTGATGTCTCCTACTCTGATCCAGCACTCAACGACCCTGTAGCTGCCGCGAATATCGATTATATAGGTGTTCATTTATACGGTGCACAGATGAAAACCTATACCAATGCGATAAGCAAGGGGAAAAAGATATGGATGACCGAGCATTTCTATGATCCGGATGATATGAACACCCTTATAACCTTCGGTAAAGAGATCCTTGATTGCATGTACAACAGTATGAATGCCTACATTTACTGGTACCTTGCCACTCCCAACTGCAATTTTATCGAAAATGACGCATCGGTCAAGAAAAAAGGATGGATAATGACACAGTTTTCACGTTTCGTGCGGCCGGGTTATTATCGTGTAGATGCGACATATCAGCCGCAGAACGGGGTATTTGTGGTTGCATTCAAAGGTGAAAATACCGTGATTGTCGCAGTTAACCAGAATACATCGCAAAAAAGTCAGACATTTACATTCAAGAACGCCGAGCTTTCCAGGGTGTATAAATACACGACATCAAATTCAAAAAATGTAGCCAATGAGGGAGTGATCGAGGTTACAGACAATTCATTCACTACAGTTCTCGATGCGCAGAGTGTGACAACTTTTGTCAGCGATTCTGTAACTGTAAAACCACCTGAGCCGGTTTCAGCTTTTACACAGATAGAGGCTGAGAGCTATTTTTCCCAGTCAGGTATCCAGATTGAGAGCTGCATTGAGGGTGGAGAAAACGTCGCCTACATAGAAAACGGGGATTACACTGTGTATAGTATTGATTTCGGCACTGGTGTCAACAGCTTTCAGGTAAGAGCCGCAAGCGGCGGTCCGGGCGGAACGATTGAATTGAGACTTGACAGTCTCAATGGTCCCCATGCCGGGACATGCCAGATTGCAGCAAACAATGACTGGCAGGCCTGGACAACAATCACCTGCAATATCAGCGAAATAACTGGTATACACAATCTTTACCTTTTATTTACAGGTGGTGAGGGATATCTGTTCAATATTAACTGGTTCAAGTTTGATCTCGTGACTAAATCAATCAGGACAAGGCAGTCTTTACCTTTCACAGGAGGATCAGAACCGGCTGCAATTTATCAGTTGAATGGGAGAAAACTGCTGCAAACTGAACATATCAGAGATGTCAAGGTTCCCCATGGGACATATATTCTAAAGAATGGGGAAGCAAGCAAGACCATTACAAAAAGCAAGAAGTAGAATTTTCAGGGACTCTCTGAGCATCGGAATCGGTATTGAAAAGCCCTAATTTCGATACCGATACCGACCCCGGATAAGAGCAACAATAAACTACTCCTCTGGTTAAAATCGGTGGCAATGTGGTTCCACTTGCCTTTACCGTGTACTCAAAATAGTACAGAAAAACAGTAAAAATTAACAACCATCTTCCATTCCTTCCCGTTTACTCTTATACTATAGTATATGCAGCCCCTGGAGTTTTATACCGATTACCGGAAATTCCTCGCAGATTACTATAATTTCAAGAGAAGTACCTCGAAGGTATTCTCTTACCGCTCCTTCTGCATCAAATCCGGTCTCAAATCCCCATCGATTTACCGGGAAGTAGTTAATGGAAAGCGTAATCTCACCCCTGCAACAACTGCGGCATTTATCAAGGGATTGGGGCTTTCGGAACGGGACGGACGTTTTTTTGAGAACCTTGTCCTCTTTAATCAGGCTAAAAACGAGGAGACCCAGAAAAAATACCTGGCTATCCTGAGAGGTTTACACTATCGCAAACCACAGAAACTGCTTCCGGTCCACTACTATGAATATTATGAAAAATGGTATAATCCGGTTGTGAGAGAGCTCGCAGTTGTATTGGACTGGAAGGAAGATTATTCAATACTTGCCAAATCTGTAAACCCGCAGATCAAAATCTCTGAGGCACGGGAGAGCATAAACCTCCTTCTACGGCTGGGACTTCTGCGCAGAGACAGCAAGGGGAAGTACACTCAAACAGATGCCGATATCACAACCGGCCCCGAGGTGAGTTCCATCGCTGTGAGAGGAATGAACCGTGAGTACGCACGTCTTGGCATGGAGGCAATCGATCGGTTTCCTCCCTCTGAACGTGATATCTCAAGTGTTATCATGGCTGTACCTCACAGCAAACTTCCCGATCTTAAACGGGAAATCGCAGATTTCAGGAAAAGAATAATAGGCCTGATTGACAGCGAAAGTGAAAAGGCTGACAGGTTTTATTCTCTTGTTGTTGAACTGTTCCCTGTTGGTCAACCCAATGATTCCCAGAGGTCAGAAAAATGAGAAAGTTTTCCAGGATTCTTATATTCATCATCACAGCCCTTTTCAGTTGTTCCATCGGGCCTGACATAGCAGGAACAAGCGAACAGGGAAATGCACGCTATACTGCAGTGATCTACACATCTGAAAATGAACCGGCCTCAGGAGCCACGGTCAGGCTCCGCCGCACAGACTATACAAAAGATATAGTCCTCTCAAAAACGGCAGTTGTAAACTACGATAATCTCATTACAGACCAGAACGGTTCGTTTGTTCTGGATTCTCTTGATACTGGTTCATATTTCATAGAGGTCACAGACAGAACCAGCGAAGCAGTATTGATTAATCTCGCAGTTACCAAAAATGACACCGGGCTTATCACTCTTGAGCCTGATACTATGCAGCCTTTTGCAACTATCAAGGGTAAAATCGACTACGACGCGGTTACAGAACGGCGCTTTGCACAGGTTGTGGGGCTGGAGAGGCTTGTGGAAGTCGATATTGACGGTTTCTTCGCATTTAACGACCTTCCTGAGGGCATCTATACAATTAATATTATCAGTGCCGATCCGGAAGCAAGTCCGATTGTCCATAAGAATGTGACTGCGATTTCAGGCCAGACCACACTGACCGCATACCAGGGATGGCTCTATAGTATGCCGATTTATCTCAACACCACATCTTCGGGAGCTGCAGTCTATGAAAACGTATATAATTTCCCGGTACTTGTCAGATTAAACAGAGGAAATTTCAATTTCAGTGAGGCAAAGGGAAATGGTGAAGATGTGCGGTTTGTAAAGCCGGATGTCGATTCTACTCCCCTGCTTTTTGAAATAGAGCGGTGGGACTCGAGCACAGGAGCCGCTGAAATCTGGGTTAGAGTGGATACGGTTTATGCAAATACCACGAGATTATCATTTGTGATGATGTGGGGGAACCAGCAAGCGGAAAATGCAGTACAGAGCGGGTCTGTGTTTGATACAGCGGATGGGTTTGGAGCTGTATGGCATCTTTCCGGAGAGGGAAACGCGAAGGGAAAAGATGCTACTCAAAATGGCTTTGACGGCAGAGTTTCCAATGTAGGGAGCGTTGAAGGGATGATAGGCAGTGCCGGATTATTTACTGGTACAACCGATGACAGCTACATTACTATTGAAAACTCGGCATCAGGGAAACTGAATTTTCCTGAGGACGGTCATTACTCTGTTTCCGCCTGGGTAAATTCTGACAGTATCAATTCCAACCGGACAATTTTAAGCAAAAGTGATGTCCAGTATTATCTGAAAATTCATGGCTTCAAATGGCATTTTGCCGAATACCAGAGCGACCCGGCAGGATGGGACTTTACAGAAACTGATTCCTCTTATTCGTACAGGAAATGGGTTTACCTCTGCGGAGTACGTAACAATGATAAACAATACCTCTTCGTGGATGGGGTTTGTGTTGACAGTACAATAAGCCATAACCATGACACTCTTGCCCGTGATGAATCGTTTAATGTAGAAATTGGAAGAAGGATTAAATCAGATGGTGATGACGGGCAGTATTTCGAGGGAAAAATTGACGAAGTGCGAATCTGTACGAAAGCAAGAAACACCAGTTGGATAAAGCTGAGCTATATGAATCAGAAGGAAGATGACCTTCTGGTGTTGT
This region of Fibrobacter sp. genomic DNA includes:
- a CDS encoding exo-alpha-sialidase; amino-acid sequence: MYRADHIIFFTIICILFSGISVNAADAPFMVKEGLFNQSRPDDLGLTTAPGTETVTVFRPSDETDHFSNGVVMIGFKDHVYCQWQSSQTDEDAPETWVAYSRSSDGKVWSAPMTLVPESDSGYHSSGGWWVNGDTLVAYINMWPDDYTVRGGYTQYKTSTDGINWSEIKHLPMADGTRLNGIFEQNPHRLPSGRIIGAAHFQPGLFVRPVYTDDPSGIRGWKKGNITTLPSSGNNSREMEPSSFYRADNAVVMVFRDQSSTFFRLASVSNDFGANWTVPVLTNMPDSRSKQSAGNLPDGTAFQVGNPVNNKTRVPLVISLSKDGLMFDKAFVLREGGSGLQSLRYAGKAKSAGYSYPKSTIWNDYLYVSYATNKEDVEFTRVPLTSLYQNATIIDRSHLSKSDPVNFSFSPLGGNLIKVSLGEYGGPGKIMVYDVSGKLINRSELVKGKSVVEMKNRHGVFIFMVTADHGKIYKAQFGFAQ
- the guaA gene encoding glutamine-hydrolyzing GMP synthase, which gives rise to MKQDTILVIDLGGTDNSVIARMVRAMGVYSEIVPHDITLEQIKAYSGLKGIIYAGGKNRMVDGVKVCPGKDVLQSDYPCMATGCDDMPEINRDTMDEETVRHFVFDKCKCKAEWNMDVFTQNKISELRDQIGNEKVLLALSGGVDSSVVAALLIKAIGSNLICIHVNHGLLRKGESEEVVRVFREKLGANLVYVDAVDRFLSKLEGVSDPEKKRKIIGNEFIRVFEEEAAKLEGIRFLAQGTIYPDIVESGTKTARAIKAHHNVGGLPDDMKFELVEPVKYLYKDEVRKCGTVLGLPDSMVYRQPFPGPGLGVRCLGAITRERLEAVRESDAILREEFRKAGLEGQVWQYFTAVPDFKSVGVRDHARSFEYPVIIRAVNTIDAMTAEIETPDWNLLKKITSRIINEVPGVNRVVYDLTPKPTGTIEWE
- a CDS encoding carbohydrate-binding protein: MKSSLVLILLTVFSLTAQQATIDLNSVKQEIDGFGAASTIWYPPLTDAQINVAFGTDNNQMGLSILRIHIDPNKSWDSEKSNAQKAKAKGAKILATPWTPPASMKTNNNTVGGELKPESYTEYANYLNEFIDYVGVVDVISIQNEPNIKVDYESCDWTPTQLLNFCKNNASVLKKPVLMPETYNFDVSYSDPALNDPVAAANIDYIGVHLYGAQMKTYTNAISKGKKIWMTEHFYDPDDMNTLITFGKEILDCMYNSMNAYIYWYLATPNCNFIENDASVKKKGWIMTQFSRFVRPGYYRVDATYQPQNGVFVVAFKGENTVIVAVNQNTSQKSQTFTFKNAELSRVYKYTTSNSKNVANEGVIEVTDNSFTTVLDAQSVTTFVSDSVTVKPPEPVSAFTQIEAESYFSQSGIQIESCIEGGENVAYIENGDYTVYSIDFGTGVNSFQVRAASGGPGGTIELRLDSLNGPHAGTCQIAANNDWQAWTTITCNISEITGIHNLYLLFTGGEGYLFNINWFKFDLVTKSIRTRQSLPFTGGSEPAAIYQLNGRKLLQTEHIRDVKVPHGTYILKNGEASKTITKSKK
- a CDS encoding TIGR02147 family protein, which gives rise to MQPLEFYTDYRKFLADYYNFKRSTSKVFSYRSFCIKSGLKSPSIYREVVNGKRNLTPATTAAFIKGLGLSERDGRFFENLVLFNQAKNEETQKKYLAILRGLHYRKPQKLLPVHYYEYYEKWYNPVVRELAVVLDWKEDYSILAKSVNPQIKISEARESINLLLRLGLLRRDSKGKYTQTDADITTGPEVSSIAVRGMNREYARLGMEAIDRFPPSERDISSVIMAVPHSKLPDLKREIADFRKRIIGLIDSESEKADRFYSLVVELFPVGQPNDSQRSEK
- a CDS encoding DUF2341 domain-containing protein, yielding MRKFSRILIFIITALFSCSIGPDIAGTSEQGNARYTAVIYTSENEPASGATVRLRRTDYTKDIVLSKTAVVNYDNLITDQNGSFVLDSLDTGSYFIEVTDRTSEAVLINLAVTKNDTGLITLEPDTMQPFATIKGKIDYDAVTERRFAQVVGLERLVEVDIDGFFAFNDLPEGIYTINIISADPEASPIVHKNVTAISGQTTLTAYQGWLYSMPIYLNTTSSGAAVYENVYNFPVLVRLNRGNFNFSEAKGNGEDVRFVKPDVDSTPLLFEIERWDSSTGAAEIWVRVDTVYANTTRLSFVMMWGNQQAENAVQSGSVFDTADGFGAVWHLSGEGNAKGKDATQNGFDGRVSNVGSVEGMIGSAGLFTGTTDDSYITIENSASGKLNFPEDGHYSVSAWVNSDSINSNRTILSKSDVQYYLKIHGFKWHFAEYQSDPAGWDFTETDSSYSYRKWVYLCGVRNNDKQYLFVDGVCVDSTISHNHDTLARDESFNVEIGRRIKSDGDDGQYFEGKIDEVRICTKARNTSWIKLSYMNQKEDDLLVLFGK